The following proteins are encoded in a genomic region of Streptomyces sp. SLBN-31:
- the uraH gene encoding hydroxyisourate hydrolase: protein MSTSTTASVSTHILDTSVGRPAEAVAVHLSARSGREADWRDLGGSATDADGRCKDLPALPEGTTHVRLDFAVEPYFEKKQADAQQDAPANRDSGPGVFFPEVAITFAVVPGEHYHVPLLLNPFGYSVYRGS, encoded by the coding sequence ATGAGCACCAGCACCACCGCTTCCGTGTCCACCCACATCCTGGACACCAGCGTCGGCCGCCCCGCCGAGGCGGTCGCCGTCCATCTCTCCGCCCGCAGCGGGCGCGAGGCGGACTGGCGGGACCTCGGCGGCTCGGCGACCGACGCGGACGGCCGGTGCAAGGACCTGCCGGCGCTGCCGGAGGGGACCACCCACGTACGACTCGACTTCGCCGTGGAGCCGTACTTCGAGAAGAAGCAAGCCGATGCGCAGCAGGACGCCCCCGCGAATCGGGACAGCGGACCCGGTGTGTTCTTCCCCGAGGTGGCGATCACGTTCGCCGTCGTGCCGGGCGAGCATTACCACGTACCGCTGCTGCTCAACCCGTTCGGCTACTCCGTTTACCGAGGGAGCTAG
- a CDS encoding thioesterase family protein: MSEPFSVPVTVRGYETDALGHLNQSVYLQYAEHARWSILQAAGVGPAELLAKGVGPVALRTTVDYLRELRAGDEVSVTCGFEWGEGKTFRIAQTITKTDGTVSAELLSVGGLLDLKERRLIADPRGYLRALTDRPELFGL; encoded by the coding sequence GTGAGCGAGCCGTTTTCCGTCCCGGTGACCGTCCGCGGATACGAGACAGACGCACTGGGCCACCTCAACCAGAGCGTGTACCTGCAGTACGCGGAGCACGCCCGTTGGTCCATACTCCAGGCCGCCGGAGTGGGCCCCGCCGAACTGCTGGCAAAGGGGGTCGGGCCGGTTGCCCTGCGGACGACCGTCGACTACCTGCGCGAGCTGCGCGCGGGCGACGAGGTGTCGGTGACCTGCGGCTTCGAATGGGGCGAGGGCAAGACGTTCCGGATCGCGCAGACCATCACCAAGACGGACGGCACGGTCTCCGCCGAGCTGCTGTCGGTCGGCGGCCTGCTGGACCTCAAGGAGCGCAGACTGATCGCCGATCCCCGGGGGTACCTCCGGGCGTTGACGGACCGGCCGGAGCTGTTCGGCCTCTGA
- a CDS encoding GNAT family N-acetyltransferase: MERITALLTAPATSSAPALTLRPWEAADAPALLGLRGDEALRRWTNFAVEDEDGAASWVREQRRGWETGERFAFAVAEAAADGTDGDAPVGHVVLKRPAPGAPSAEVGYWTAARARGRAVAPRALEALTDWAFAVFAADGLARLELVHQTDNTASCAVARKCRYELTAVLPAEPPAFPRDGHVHVRTREAWVRGRTAPAGPSTPGGTPGDRRSVCAP, from the coding sequence ATGGAGAGGATCACCGCACTGCTGACGGCGCCCGCCACTTCCTCGGCTCCGGCGCTGACGCTGCGCCCCTGGGAAGCGGCCGACGCCCCCGCGCTGCTCGGGCTTCGGGGCGACGAAGCCCTGCGGCGCTGGACGAATTTCGCCGTCGAGGACGAGGACGGCGCGGCGAGCTGGGTGCGGGAGCAGCGGCGTGGCTGGGAGACGGGCGAGCGGTTCGCCTTCGCCGTCGCGGAGGCCGCCGCCGACGGCACGGACGGGGACGCGCCCGTCGGCCACGTGGTCCTCAAACGCCCTGCCCCCGGCGCCCCTTCGGCGGAGGTCGGCTACTGGACCGCCGCCCGCGCCCGCGGCCGTGCTGTCGCGCCGCGGGCCCTGGAGGCGCTGACGGACTGGGCGTTCGCCGTGTTCGCCGCCGACGGTCTCGCCCGCCTCGAACTCGTGCACCAGACCGACAACACGGCGTCCTGCGCGGTCGCGCGCAAATGCCGCTACGAACTCACCGCGGTGCTCCCTGCGGAGCCGCCCGCCTTCCCCCGCGACGGGCATGTGCACGTGCGGACCAGGGAGGCTTGGGTCAGAGGCCGAACAGCTCCGGCCGGTCCGTCAACGCCCGGAGGTACCCCCGGGGATCGGCGATCAGTCTGCGCTCCTTGA
- a CDS encoding helix-turn-helix domain-containing protein, producing the protein MTGTGDEPFITAVKPLVDAMGGEMLPPDEAGPDDVVLAWEGADAVAVRLPQLADSLDHILAAMERKQGKPLADLDRKAKQEVVRILEARGAFSVRHGVETVASALGVSRFTVYNYLNRDKQG; encoded by the coding sequence GTGACCGGCACCGGGGACGAACCGTTCATCACGGCCGTGAAACCGCTGGTCGACGCCATGGGCGGGGAGATGCTGCCGCCCGACGAGGCCGGCCCGGACGACGTCGTCCTCGCTTGGGAGGGCGCCGACGCGGTCGCCGTACGCCTGCCGCAGCTCGCGGACTCCCTCGATCACATCCTGGCCGCCATGGAGCGCAAGCAGGGCAAGCCCCTGGCGGACCTGGACCGCAAGGCCAAGCAAGAGGTCGTACGGATACTCGAGGCGCGCGGCGCCTTCTCCGTGCGGCACGGCGTGGAGACCGTGGCGAGCGCGCTCGGCGTCAGCCGGTTCACGGTCTACAACTACCTCAACCGCGACAAGCAGGGCTGA
- the polX gene encoding DNA polymerase/3'-5' exonuclease PolX, whose protein sequence is MARSNDEVAALLQEYADLISITGGDAFRARVYEKAARAVGGHHADVATLDLKGLQQIPNVGKSIALKVREYFDHGSVTAVEELRAKIPAGVRRLTAIPTLGPKKAMAVYEELGISSVDELADAIHRERLRDLKGFGPKTEENILHGIELLRSAGGRVRLDVATGLAADIVAALSAVEGCLRCAYAGSLRRCRETIGDIDVLAAALRPLPVMRAFTALPYVSEVIGTGEKKTSVRTTQGLNVDLRVVPPDSWGAALQYFTGSKAHNIRTRERAVHHRLKLSEYGLFDVETGEKIVSEAEEEVYARLGLPWIPPTLREDRGEIEAGLRGELPDLVTEADLRGDLHSHTDLTDGLAPLEEMVEAAAARGYAYYAITDHGPDMAMQRMTDERMLAQRERVRALDRAHGGMRLLHGTELNIGPDGGVDWPADFLAGFDLCVASVHSHFNQDPDTLTRRLVRACENPYVDVIGHPTTRLIGRRPGIDADLDAVFAACARTGTVLEINAHPDRLDLRDEDILRARRYGVKFAVNSDAHAVPHLANMRYGIGTAQRGWLTADDVINTWPERRLRAFLRGGRR, encoded by the coding sequence GTGGCCCGGTCCAACGACGAGGTCGCCGCGCTGCTCCAGGAGTACGCCGACCTGATCTCGATCACCGGCGGAGACGCGTTCAGGGCACGCGTCTACGAGAAGGCCGCGCGGGCGGTCGGCGGCCACCACGCGGACGTCGCCACCCTCGACCTCAAGGGCCTGCAGCAGATCCCGAACGTCGGGAAGTCCATCGCCCTGAAGGTCCGCGAGTACTTCGACCACGGCAGCGTCACGGCGGTGGAGGAACTGCGGGCGAAGATCCCCGCCGGGGTCCGCCGGCTGACCGCCATCCCCACGCTCGGCCCGAAGAAGGCGATGGCGGTCTACGAGGAGCTGGGGATCTCCTCGGTCGACGAACTGGCCGACGCCATCCACCGGGAGCGGCTGCGCGACCTCAAGGGCTTCGGGCCGAAGACCGAGGAGAACATCCTCCACGGCATCGAGCTCCTGCGGTCCGCCGGCGGCCGCGTCCGGCTCGACGTCGCCACGGGCCTCGCCGCCGACATCGTCGCAGCGCTGTCCGCCGTGGAAGGCTGCCTGCGCTGCGCGTACGCCGGATCGCTGCGCCGCTGCCGGGAGACCATCGGCGACATCGACGTCCTCGCGGCCGCGCTCCGGCCCCTGCCGGTCATGCGGGCGTTCACCGCGCTGCCGTACGTCAGCGAGGTCATCGGCACGGGCGAGAAGAAGACGTCCGTGCGCACCACGCAGGGGCTCAACGTCGACCTGCGCGTCGTGCCGCCGGACTCCTGGGGCGCCGCCCTGCAGTACTTCACCGGCTCCAAGGCCCACAACATCCGCACCCGCGAGCGGGCCGTGCACCACAGGCTCAAGCTCTCCGAGTACGGGCTGTTCGACGTCGAGACCGGCGAGAAGATCGTCTCCGAGGCCGAGGAGGAGGTGTATGCCAGGCTCGGCCTGCCGTGGATCCCGCCGACCCTGCGCGAGGACCGCGGCGAGATCGAGGCCGGGCTGCGCGGCGAGCTGCCGGACCTCGTCACCGAGGCCGACCTCCGCGGCGACCTGCACAGCCACACCGACCTCACCGACGGGCTCGCCCCGCTGGAGGAGATGGTCGAGGCGGCCGCCGCGCGCGGCTACGCCTACTACGCGATCACCGACCACGGCCCCGACATGGCCATGCAGCGCATGACCGACGAGCGGATGCTGGCCCAGCGCGAGCGGGTGCGCGCGCTGGACCGCGCCCACGGCGGGATGCGGCTGCTGCACGGCACCGAGCTGAACATCGGGCCGGACGGCGGGGTGGACTGGCCCGCGGACTTCCTCGCCGGCTTCGACCTGTGCGTGGCCTCCGTCCACTCGCACTTCAACCAGGACCCGGACACCCTGACCCGGCGGCTCGTGCGCGCCTGCGAGAACCCGTACGTCGACGTCATCGGCCACCCCACCACCCGCCTCATCGGCAGACGGCCAGGCATCGACGCCGACCTCGACGCGGTCTTCGCCGCCTGCGCCCGCACCGGCACGGTCCTGGAGATCAACGCCCACCCGGACCGCCTCGACCTGCGCGACGAGGACATCCTGCGGGCCAGGCGGTACGGGGTGAAGTTCGCCGTGAACAGCGACGCCCACGCCGTGCCGCACCTGGCCAACATGCGCTACGGCATCGGCACCGCCCAGCGCGGCTGGCTCACCGCCGACGACGTGATCAACACCTGGCCGGAGCGCCGGCTGCGGGCCTTTCTGCGTGGGGGGCGGCGGTGA
- a CDS encoding exonuclease produces MSARRVRPSRYISVDIEADGPIPGPYSMLSLGAAVAGTQDADGFAAADPEELTFYRELRPISEEFVPEALAVSGLDRERLRTEGAEPAVALAEFGDWVREVCAGAQPVMCGYPAPYDWTFLYWYLIRFTGASAVGHSGCLDMKTLYATKAGLPLRAVAKGTMPRQLLSRRRHTHHALDGAIEQAELLANLMNWPGPSGSAPAAG; encoded by the coding sequence ATGTCCGCACGTCGCGTCAGGCCCAGCCGTTACATCTCCGTCGACATCGAGGCCGACGGCCCCATCCCGGGGCCGTACTCGATGCTGAGCCTCGGTGCCGCGGTCGCCGGGACGCAGGACGCCGACGGCTTCGCCGCCGCCGACCCCGAGGAGCTGACCTTCTACCGCGAACTGCGGCCGATCAGCGAGGAGTTCGTGCCGGAGGCGCTCGCCGTGAGCGGGCTCGACCGGGAGCGGCTGAGGACCGAGGGAGCCGAACCGGCCGTCGCTCTCGCCGAGTTCGGCGACTGGGTGCGTGAGGTGTGCGCCGGGGCGCAGCCCGTGATGTGCGGCTACCCGGCCCCGTACGACTGGACGTTCCTGTACTGGTACCTGATCCGGTTCACCGGCGCGAGCGCCGTCGGGCACTCGGGCTGCCTGGACATGAAGACCTTGTACGCGACGAAGGCCGGGCTGCCGCTGCGGGCGGTCGCCAAGGGGACGATGCCCCGGCAGCTGCTCTCGCGCCGGCGGCACACGCACCACGCCCTGGACGGCGCGATCGAGCAGGCCGAGTTGCTGGCCAACCTCATGAACTGGCCGGGTCCGTCCGGGTCGGCACCGGCAGCTGGTTGA
- a CDS encoding TMEM175 family protein produces the protein MNESGRVEAFSDGVFAIAITLLILEIKVPEVGEDGGLWHALGAQWPSYAAYVVSFLVIGIMWINHHQLFGYVAHVDRTLMFLNLLVLMVVAAVPWPTAMLARYLREDTPSHVAAAVYSLVMVAMALAFQALWWHLTRTGHLFDDRVDVAAARATRARFALGSLGYPVTVGLAFVSAPLTLAAHGLLALYYAFNQLPVPTRTDPASS, from the coding sequence ATGAATGAGTCCGGCCGCGTCGAGGCCTTCAGCGACGGCGTCTTCGCCATCGCCATCACCCTGCTCATCCTGGAGATCAAGGTTCCGGAGGTCGGCGAGGACGGCGGGCTGTGGCACGCCCTCGGCGCGCAGTGGCCGTCCTACGCCGCCTACGTGGTGAGCTTCCTGGTGATCGGCATCATGTGGATCAACCACCACCAGCTGTTCGGATACGTCGCCCACGTCGACCGCACGCTGATGTTCCTGAACCTGCTGGTGCTGATGGTGGTGGCCGCGGTGCCCTGGCCGACCGCGATGCTCGCGCGGTACCTGCGCGAGGACACGCCCTCGCACGTCGCCGCGGCCGTCTACAGCCTGGTCATGGTGGCGATGGCGCTCGCCTTCCAGGCCCTGTGGTGGCACCTGACCCGTACCGGGCACCTCTTCGACGACCGCGTCGACGTCGCGGCGGCCCGCGCCACCCGGGCCCGCTTCGCCCTCGGCTCCCTCGGCTACCCGGTCACGGTGGGCCTCGCCTTCGTCTCGGCACCGCTCACCCTGGCCGCGCACGGCCTGCTCGCCCTGTACTACGCCTTCAACCAGCTGCCGGTGCCGACCCGGACGGACCCGGCCAGTTCATGA
- a CDS encoding 8-oxoguanine deaminase, which yields MAADRRIVIENCAIATVDADDTEYAHGHVVIAGNRIETLGAGRAPEGLENVDRRIDATGHLVTPGLVNTHHHFYQWITRGLATDHNLFDWLVALYPTWARIDERMCYSAAQGSLAMMARGGVTTAMDHHYVFPKDSGDLSGAIIRAARETGVRFTLARGSMDRSEKDGGLPPDFAVETLEGALAATEATVKEHHDSSFDAMTQVAVAPCSPFSVSTELLREGAELARRLGVRLHTHGSETVEEEKFCHELFGMGPTDYFESTGWLGEDVWMAHCVHMNDSDIAAFARTKTGVAHCPSSNARLAAGIARVPDMLAAGVPVGLGVDGTASNESGELHTELRNALLINRLGAHREAALNARQALRLGTYGGAQVLGRATETGSLEPGKLADLVLWRMDTLAHASIADPVAALVLGAAAPVTASFVGGRQIVEEGRLLHLDEDAIARSTREQARRLARIAAQG from the coding sequence ATGGCAGCAGACCGGCGCATCGTCATCGAGAACTGTGCGATCGCGACCGTCGACGCCGACGACACCGAGTACGCGCACGGCCACGTCGTCATCGCCGGCAACCGCATCGAGACGCTCGGCGCGGGCAGGGCCCCCGAGGGCCTGGAGAACGTCGACCGCCGTATCGACGCCACCGGCCACCTGGTCACCCCCGGACTGGTCAACACCCACCACCACTTCTACCAGTGGATCACCCGGGGCCTGGCCACCGACCACAACCTCTTCGACTGGCTCGTCGCCCTTTACCCGACGTGGGCGCGCATCGACGAGCGGATGTGTTACTCGGCGGCCCAGGGCTCCCTCGCGATGATGGCCCGCGGCGGCGTCACCACCGCCATGGACCACCACTACGTCTTCCCCAAGGACTCCGGCGACCTGTCCGGCGCCATCATCCGCGCCGCCCGCGAGACCGGCGTCCGCTTCACCCTCGCCCGCGGCTCCATGGACCGCAGCGAGAAGGACGGCGGCCTGCCCCCGGACTTCGCCGTCGAGACCCTCGAAGGCGCCCTCGCCGCCACCGAGGCGACCGTCAAGGAGCACCACGACTCCTCCTTCGACGCGATGACCCAGGTGGCCGTGGCCCCCTGCTCGCCCTTCTCCGTCTCCACCGAACTCCTGCGCGAGGGAGCCGAGTTGGCCCGCCGCCTCGGCGTGCGCCTGCACACCCACGGCTCGGAGACCGTCGAGGAGGAGAAGTTCTGCCACGAACTGTTCGGCATGGGCCCGACCGACTACTTCGAGTCCACCGGCTGGCTCGGCGAGGACGTGTGGATGGCGCACTGCGTCCACATGAACGACTCCGACATCGCCGCCTTCGCCCGCACGAAGACCGGTGTCGCCCACTGTCCCTCGTCGAACGCCCGCCTGGCGGCCGGCATCGCCCGCGTCCCGGACATGCTGGCGGCCGGCGTCCCCGTCGGCCTCGGCGTCGACGGCACCGCCTCCAACGAGTCCGGCGAACTGCACACCGAACTGCGCAACGCCCTGCTCATCAACCGCCTCGGCGCCCACCGCGAGGCCGCCCTCAACGCCCGCCAGGCCCTTCGCCTCGGCACTTACGGCGGCGCCCAGGTGCTGGGCCGCGCCACGGAGACCGGCTCGCTGGAACCCGGCAAGCTGGCCGACCTGGTGCTGTGGCGGATGGACACCCTCGCCCACGCCTCCATCGCCGACCCGGTCGCCGCGCTGGTCCTCGGCGCGGCGGCCCCGGTGACCGCCTCCTTCGTGGGCGGCCGGCAGATCGTGGAGGAGGGCCGCCTGCTGCACTTGGACGAGGACGCGATCGCCCGCTCCACCCGCGAGCAGGCCCGGCGTCTGGCGCGGATCGCCGCGCAGGGCTGA
- the pucL gene encoding factor-independent urate hydroxylase, with protein MTVNSRPAHPVMLGQNQYGKAENRVVKITRDGATHHIKDLNVSVALSGEMDEVHYSGSNANVLPTDTTKNTVFAFAKEHGIESAEQFGIHLARHFVTSQAPIHRARIRIEEYAWERIAASEADSQFIGADEVKHSFVRKGQETRLTQITYDGSSWEVISGLKDLTVMNSTNSEFWGYVKDKYTTLKEAYDRILATSVSARWRFNWTDDQQKAPNWEKSYEQTRKHMLQAFAETYSLSLQQTLYQMGSRIINNRSEIDEVRFSLPNKHHFLVDLEPFGLKNDNEVYFAADRPYGLIEGTVLRDGCEPKIPVDLTNL; from the coding sequence ATGACCGTCAATTCCCGCCCTGCCCACCCGGTGATGCTGGGACAGAACCAGTACGGCAAGGCCGAGAACCGAGTCGTGAAGATCACGCGGGACGGCGCCACCCACCACATCAAGGACCTCAACGTCTCCGTCGCCCTCTCCGGCGAAATGGACGAGGTCCACTACTCCGGCTCCAACGCCAACGTCCTGCCGACCGACACCACCAAGAACACGGTGTTCGCGTTCGCCAAGGAGCACGGCATCGAGTCGGCCGAGCAGTTCGGCATCCACCTCGCCCGGCACTTCGTGACCTCGCAGGCGCCCATCCACCGGGCCCGCATCCGCATCGAGGAGTACGCCTGGGAGCGGATCGCGGCCTCCGAGGCCGACTCGCAGTTCATCGGCGCCGACGAGGTCAAGCACTCGTTCGTCAGGAAGGGCCAGGAGACACGGCTGACGCAGATCACCTACGACGGCTCGTCGTGGGAGGTCATATCCGGGCTGAAGGACCTGACGGTGATGAACTCGACCAACTCCGAGTTCTGGGGCTACGTCAAGGACAAGTACACGACACTGAAGGAGGCCTACGACCGCATCCTGGCCACCTCGGTCTCGGCGCGCTGGCGGTTCAACTGGACCGACGACCAGCAGAAGGCGCCCAACTGGGAGAAGTCCTACGAGCAGACCAGGAAGCACATGCTCCAGGCCTTCGCCGAGACCTACTCCCTGTCGCTGCAGCAGACGCTCTACCAGATGGGCTCGCGGATCATCAACAACCGCAGCGAGATCGACGAGGTCCGCTTCTCGCTGCCGAACAAGCACCACTTCCTCGTCGACCTGGAGCCCTTCGGGCTGAAGAACGACAACGAGGTGTACTTCGCCGCCGACCGGCCCTACGGCCTGATCGAGGGGACGGTCCTCCGGGACGGCTGCGAGCCGAAGATCCCGGTGGACCTCACCAACCTGTAA
- a CDS encoding TIM barrel protein has product MGFAEQRFNVNLSILFTELPLLERPAAAAAAGFTAVELWWPWVDSPTPEQPGLDALKGAIEDAGVKLTGLNFYAGQLPGPDRGALSVPGEESERFRANIDVAASFAASLGCRALNALYGNRVEGVDPAEQDALALENLVLAARAADRIGAILLIEALNAPESPLYPLVSAPAAVGVVDKVNAATGLGNAKFLMDLYHLSMNGEDLPAVIERYAAKTGHVQIADNPGRGAPGTGSLPLEDLLDRLKKAGYDGWVGLEYKPGDRPSAEAFDWLPR; this is encoded by the coding sequence ATGGGATTCGCAGAGCAGCGCTTCAACGTCAACCTGTCGATCCTCTTCACGGAACTCCCGCTCCTGGAGCGCCCCGCGGCCGCCGCCGCGGCCGGCTTCACCGCGGTCGAGCTGTGGTGGCCCTGGGTCGACTCCCCCACCCCCGAGCAGCCCGGGCTCGACGCCCTGAAGGGGGCGATCGAGGACGCGGGCGTGAAGCTCACGGGCCTGAACTTCTACGCCGGACAGCTGCCGGGGCCCGACCGCGGCGCCCTGTCGGTCCCGGGCGAGGAGTCGGAGCGGTTCCGCGCCAACATCGACGTGGCCGCCTCCTTCGCCGCCTCACTGGGCTGCCGGGCGCTCAACGCGCTGTACGGCAACCGCGTCGAGGGCGTCGACCCGGCCGAGCAGGACGCGCTGGCCCTGGAGAACCTGGTGCTCGCGGCCCGCGCGGCCGACCGCATCGGCGCGATCCTGCTGATCGAGGCCCTCAACGCGCCTGAATCGCCGCTGTATCCACTGGTGAGCGCCCCGGCCGCGGTCGGCGTCGTCGACAAGGTCAACGCGGCGACGGGGCTCGGCAACGCAAAGTTCCTCATGGACCTCTACCACCTGTCCATGAACGGCGAGGACCTGCCGGCGGTGATCGAGCGGTACGCCGCGAAGACCGGCCATGTGCAGATCGCCGACAACCCGGGCCGCGGCGCCCCGGGCACGGGCTCACTGCCCCTCGAAGACCTCCTCGACCGGCTGAAGAAGGCGGGCTACGACGGCTGGGTCGGCCTCGAGTACAAGCCGGGCGACCGCCCGAGCGCCGAGGCCTTCGACTGGCTGCCCCGCTGA
- the uraD gene encoding 2-oxo-4-hydroxy-4-carboxy-5-ureidoimidazoline decarboxylase — MTSTSTPPGLARFNALQEPAAHAALHEVCASTAWAKRVLAARPYTTAEDLYAAGDAAMAELTTADLEEAMAGHPPIGRPRPGDATSAREQRGMAGASEELRARMLELNPAYQEKFGHVFLICATGRTAEQMRDAIEERLGNPPEREREIVRTELGKINRIRLARLVEEDA, encoded by the coding sequence GTGACTTCGACTTCCACGCCCCCGGGCCTGGCCCGGTTCAACGCACTTCAGGAGCCCGCGGCCCACGCCGCCCTCCACGAGGTGTGTGCCTCCACCGCCTGGGCGAAGCGGGTGCTGGCCGCCCGCCCCTACACCACCGCGGAGGACCTGTACGCCGCCGGCGACGCCGCCATGGCCGAGCTGACCACGGCCGACCTGGAAGAGGCCATGGCCGGCCACCCACCCATCGGCCGGCCCAGGCCCGGCGACGCGACCTCCGCCCGCGAACAGCGCGGCATGGCCGGAGCCTCCGAGGAACTCCGGGCGCGGATGCTCGAACTGAACCCCGCCTACCAGGAGAAGTTCGGTCATGTCTTCCTGATCTGCGCCACCGGCCGCACCGCCGAGCAGATGCGCGACGCGATCGAGGAGCGGCTCGGCAACCCGCCCGAGCGGGAGCGGGAGATCGTCCGTACCGAGCTCGGCAAGATCAACCGCATCCGACTGGCACGACTCGTCGAAGAGGACGCCTGA
- a CDS encoding nucleobase:cation symporter-2 family protein has protein sequence MATTGLQHVAAMYAGVVAPPLIVGAAIGLSATDLTFLTGACLFTAGLATFLQTLGVWKIGARLPFVNGVTFAGVAPMTAVVASTKDKTEALPIIYGAVIVAGLLGFLAAPVFCKAVRFFPPVVTGTVITLIGVSLLPVAFGWAQGPNPGAEDYGSGKYLTLAAVTLLLVLLLRRFTRGFVKQIAVLLGMVAGTLVAIPFGVTGFGPVADADVIGFPTPFHFGAPQFHLAAILSLCVVMVVSMTESTADMLALGEIVERPADERTIAAGLRADTLGSALSPLFNGFMCSAFAQNIGLVAMTRIRSRYVVATGGGFLVLMGLCPMAASLIAVVPRPVLGGAGVVLFGSVAASGIQTLVKAGLDKDNNVLIVAVSLAVGIIPITAPEFYHAFPETARIVLDSGISTGCVAAVALNLVFNHLGRGRDAQEVTHPMEAPAMVHAVPHE, from the coding sequence ATGGCGACCACCGGTCTGCAGCACGTGGCCGCCATGTACGCGGGAGTCGTCGCCCCGCCCCTGATCGTCGGCGCGGCCATCGGCCTCTCCGCCACCGACCTCACCTTCCTCACCGGCGCCTGCCTGTTCACCGCCGGCCTGGCCACCTTCCTGCAGACGCTGGGGGTATGGAAGATCGGCGCCCGGCTGCCCTTCGTCAACGGTGTCACCTTCGCCGGGGTGGCCCCGATGACGGCGGTCGTCGCCTCCACCAAGGACAAGACCGAGGCCCTGCCCATCATCTACGGTGCGGTGATCGTCGCCGGACTCCTCGGATTCCTGGCCGCCCCCGTCTTCTGCAAGGCGGTCCGCTTCTTCCCGCCCGTCGTCACCGGCACCGTCATCACGCTGATAGGCGTGTCCCTGCTGCCGGTCGCCTTCGGCTGGGCACAGGGGCCCAACCCCGGTGCCGAGGACTACGGTTCGGGCAAGTACCTGACCCTGGCCGCCGTGACGCTCCTGCTCGTACTGCTCCTGCGCCGCTTCACCCGGGGCTTCGTCAAGCAGATCGCCGTCCTGCTCGGCATGGTCGCGGGCACTTTGGTCGCGATCCCCTTCGGCGTCACGGGCTTCGGCCCGGTGGCGGACGCGGACGTGATCGGCTTCCCGACGCCCTTCCACTTCGGCGCCCCGCAGTTCCACCTCGCCGCGATCCTGTCCCTGTGCGTGGTGATGGTGGTGTCGATGACCGAGTCGACCGCCGACATGCTGGCGCTCGGCGAGATCGTCGAACGCCCCGCGGACGAGCGGACCATCGCCGCCGGCCTGCGCGCCGACACCCTCGGCTCGGCCCTCAGCCCCCTGTTCAACGGCTTCATGTGCAGCGCCTTCGCCCAGAACATCGGCCTGGTCGCCATGACCCGCATCCGCAGCCGCTACGTCGTCGCCACCGGCGGAGGCTTCCTGGTCCTGATGGGGCTGTGCCCGATGGCCGCCTCGCTGATCGCCGTCGTACCGCGCCCGGTGCTCGGCGGCGCGGGCGTGGTCCTCTTCGGGTCGGTCGCGGCCAGCGGCATCCAGACCCTTGTCAAGGCGGGCCTGGACAAGGACAACAACGTCCTGATCGTCGCCGTCTCGCTCGCCGTCGGCATCATCCCGATCACCGCGCCGGAGTTCTACCATGCCTTCCCCGAGACGGCGCGGATCGTGCTGGACTCGGGCATCTCGACGGGCTGTGTGGCCGCGGTGGCGCTGAACCTGGTCTTCAACCACCTCGGCAGGGGCCGTGACGCACAGGAGGTGACACACCCGATGGAGGCGCCCGCGATGGTGCACGCTGTCCCCCATGAATGA